A section of the Pseudorasbora parva isolate DD20220531a chromosome 2, ASM2467924v1, whole genome shotgun sequence genome encodes:
- the sstr5 gene encoding somatostatin receptor type 5, whose amino-acid sequence METHKPMWNTSVLSYANQSNEISHCLNESSLAEEDSTKVMAVIYLLVFVVGLTGNSLAIFVVLRYTKMKTVTNMYILNLAVADELYILGLPFLTTHNVLSYWPFGNFLCRILMWADSISQFTSTFCLTVMSIDRYMAVVHPIRSARWRRPSVAKVINSMVWALSCLLTLPVIIYCDVQPELNTCNLSWPEPRDVWSTAFILYTAILGFFCPLLVICLCYLLIVIKVKSAGARAGLSRRRSEKKVTRMVVIIVVVFALCWLPFFMLNIINLISTLPENGIMTGIYFLTVILTYVNSCANPLLYGFLSDNFKRSFQKVLCIHRVNGVSDGLPSRARLSRNQHNEPFIPPSSFDYNGHVQGYQCIGLETEPCAKTEIQRPGPQMISQSI is encoded by the coding sequence ATGGAAACCCATAAGCCCATGTGGAACACATCGGTCTTGAGCTACGCAAACCAGTCTAATGAAATAAGCCATTGCCTGAATGAAAGCTCGCTGGCCGAGGAAGACAGCACGAAGGTGATGGCCGTAATATACCTCCTCGTGTTTGTCGTGGGTTTGACAGGAAACTCCCTGGCCATTTTTGTGGTCCTGCGCTACACCAAAATGAAGACGGTCACTAATATGTACATCTTAAACCTGGCAGTGGCCGATGAGCTGTACATTCTGGGACTTCCATTTCTCACCACCCACAACGTGCTTAGCTACTGGCCATTTGGAAACTTCCTCTGTCGTATTCTGATGTGGGCGGACTCCATCAGTCAATTTACTAGCACATTCTGTCTGACAGTAATGAGCATTGATCGCTATATGGCTGTGGTGCATCCTATCCGCAGCGCGAGGTGGCGGCGACCCAGTGTTGCCAAGGTGATAAATAGCATGGTATGGGCACTGTCCTGTCTGCTGACACTGCCAGTCATCATTTACTGTGACGTTCAGCCCGAGCTCAACACCTGCAACCTGAGCTGGCCTGAACCGCGAGACGTGTGGTCGACTGCCTTTATCCTCTACACCGCCATCCTAGGTTTCTTCTGTCCGCTGCTGGTCATCTGCCTGTGTTACCTGCTCATCGTGATCAAGGTGAAGTCCGCCGGGGCGCGGGCCGGACTCTCCCGCCGCAGGTCCGAAAAGAAAGTGACGAGAATGGTGGTGATCATCGTGGTGGTGTTCGCCCTGTGCTGGCTGCCGTTTTTCATGCTCAACATCATCAATTTGATCAGCACACTCCCGGAGAACGGCATCATGACCGGCATCTACTTTCTCACCGTCATCCTGACCTACGTCAACAGCTGCGCCAACCCGCTGCTCTACGGATTCCTGTCGGACAACTTCAAGCGGAGCTTCCAGAAAGTGCTGTGCATCCACAGGGTCAACGGGGTCAGTGACGGTCTTCCTAGTCGCGCACGCCTCAGCAGGAACCAGCATAACGAGCCCTTCATCCCTCCGAGTAGCTTTGACTACAACGGCCATGTCCAGGGCTATCAA
- the mif4gdb gene encoding MIF4G domain-containing protein B isoform X1 — protein sequence MENSSKEDYKIQSFDLETQKLLKTALKDPGSVDLEKVSSVIVDQSLNDQIFSREAGRICYTIVQAEAKQANGSVFRRNLLNRLQQEFKAREETRKRSTQEWVCLVSFICSIFDYLKVNNMPMMALVHPVYDCLFRLAQSDALKNEEEVDCLVLQLHRIGDQLEKMNMQLMDELFNLLRDGFLLQEDLSSMGRLLLLEILEFRAGGWTLSDTAQKYYYSEVTD from the exons ATGGAGAACTCATCTAAAGAAGATTACAAGATTCAGTCGTTTGATTTGGAGACTCAGAAACTCCTCAAAACTGCCTTGAAAG ACCCAGGTTCAGTTGACCTGGAGAAAGTGTCCAGTGTAATAGTGGATCAGTCTCTGAATGACCAGATCTTCAGCAGGGAGGCGGGACGCATCTGTTACACCATTGTGCAG GCAGAGGCCAAACAGGCCAACGGGAGTGTGTTTCGGCGTAACCTGCTGAACCGCCTGCAGCAGGAGTTTAAAGCCAGAGAAGAGACGCGGAAGAGATCCACTCAGGAGTGGGTTTGCCTTGTGTCCTTCATCTGCAGCATCTTTGACTACCTCAAG GTTAACAACATGCCCATGATGGCCCTGGTGCACCCCGTCTATGACTGTTTGTTCAGACTGGCCCAGTCTGATGCCCTGAAGAATGAGGAGGAG gtggACTGTCTGGTGTTGCAGTTGCATCGTATTGGAGATCAGCTGGAGAAGATGAACATGCAGCTGATGGACGAGCTGTTCAATCTGCTGAGGGACGGGTTTCTCCTGCAGGAGGACCTGAGCTCAATGGGTCGCCTGCTCCTGCTGGAGATCCTGGAGTTTCGTGCGGGAGGCTGGACTCTCAGTGACACGGCTCAGAAATATTACTACAGCGAAGTGACGGACTGA
- the mif4gdb gene encoding MIF4G domain-containing protein B isoform X2, whose translation MENSSKEDYKIQSFDLETQKLLKTALKGSVDLEKVSSVIVDQSLNDQIFSREAGRICYTIVQAEAKQANGSVFRRNLLNRLQQEFKAREETRKRSTQEWVCLVSFICSIFDYLKVNNMPMMALVHPVYDCLFRLAQSDALKNEEEVDCLVLQLHRIGDQLEKMNMQLMDELFNLLRDGFLLQEDLSSMGRLLLLEILEFRAGGWTLSDTAQKYYYSEVTD comes from the exons ATGGAGAACTCATCTAAAGAAGATTACAAGATTCAGTCGTTTGATTTGGAGACTCAGAAACTCCTCAAAACTGCCTTGAAAG GTTCAGTTGACCTGGAGAAAGTGTCCAGTGTAATAGTGGATCAGTCTCTGAATGACCAGATCTTCAGCAGGGAGGCGGGACGCATCTGTTACACCATTGTGCAG GCAGAGGCCAAACAGGCCAACGGGAGTGTGTTTCGGCGTAACCTGCTGAACCGCCTGCAGCAGGAGTTTAAAGCCAGAGAAGAGACGCGGAAGAGATCCACTCAGGAGTGGGTTTGCCTTGTGTCCTTCATCTGCAGCATCTTTGACTACCTCAAG GTTAACAACATGCCCATGATGGCCCTGGTGCACCCCGTCTATGACTGTTTGTTCAGACTGGCCCAGTCTGATGCCCTGAAGAATGAGGAGGAG gtggACTGTCTGGTGTTGCAGTTGCATCGTATTGGAGATCAGCTGGAGAAGATGAACATGCAGCTGATGGACGAGCTGTTCAATCTGCTGAGGGACGGGTTTCTCCTGCAGGAGGACCTGAGCTCAATGGGTCGCCTGCTCCTGCTGGAGATCCTGGAGTTTCGTGCGGGAGGCTGGACTCTCAGTGACACGGCTCAGAAATATTACTACAGCGAAGTGACGGACTGA